A single genomic interval of Lewinellaceae bacterium harbors:
- a CDS encoding electron transport complex subunit E, with amino-acid sequence MSNDVQGANNMQEFLKGLWRENPVFVAVLGMCPSLAVTNSAINGLAMGLATTFVLIGSSLLVSMLRKVIPKQVRITTYIVIIATFVTVVDFTLQAYFPDIHKALGAFISLIVVNCLILARQESFSSKNGLWRSFLDASGMGLGFAFALFTLGSIREVLGNGSLLGVSLFGKAFEPWIVMILPPGGFFVLGFLLLLFNWSAQRRKQHKIQPA; translated from the coding sequence ATGAGTAACGACGTACAGGGAGCGAACAATATGCAGGAATTCCTCAAGGGCCTGTGGCGTGAAAATCCGGTCTTTGTGGCAGTGTTGGGCATGTGCCCCTCGCTGGCGGTGACCAACAGCGCCATCAATGGCCTGGCGATGGGGCTGGCAACTACCTTTGTGCTGATTGGCTCCAGCCTTCTGGTCTCGATGTTGCGCAAGGTCATCCCCAAGCAAGTACGCATCACCACTTACATCGTGATCATCGCTACCTTCGTGACTGTCGTGGACTTCACCCTGCAAGCCTATTTCCCGGACATCCACAAGGCGCTGGGCGCCTTCATTTCTCTGATCGTAGTCAATTGTCTGATCCTGGCCCGTCAGGAGTCCTTCTCCAGCAAGAACGGATTGTGGCGCTCCTTCCTGGATGCATCGGGCATGGGACTGGGTTTCGCCTTTGCATTGTTTACACTGGGTTCGATTCGGGAAGTGCTGGGCAATGGCTCCCTCCTTGGCGTGTCGCTGTTCGGTAAGGCCTTCGAGCCTTGGATCGTGATGATACTGCCACCGGGCGGCTTCTTTGTGCTGGGCTTTCTATTGTTACTGTTCAACTGGTCAGCCCAACGGCGTAAACAACATAAAATACAACCGGCATGA